Proteins found in one Nymphalis io chromosome 4, ilAglIoxx1.1, whole genome shotgun sequence genomic segment:
- the LOC126781854 gene encoding uncharacterized protein LOC126781854 translates to MIIRVSLVFLFLTCAKTTEDVYNTANNDANLDNVYNRPSSRHHVKLSQLRKREAESLPKQITDNADTKSSLANTDTAQQGTGSISRPLNDGPNKEIAADNKGVPSHDGLSEGGIGKVNVNSLPVSTVQSDVKIQSNSNVLDSPIGNITKLNETLLKTNATVVNKTITVASTEAESSLDLNNPGVVKRGLIVFGGFSLLAVAYFIFYRKKNQKYDSGNAHNTNDANQFRYGVLQSDDRRDNLELSRIPLTMESDEDEDEDLEIFDLEQKKKSLSYVNLQTNDEDIVLHSSKDESKNNLLLDIEDGPSDTLINWSSNGNKSIL, encoded by the exons atgataatacgAGTTTCCTTAGTGTTCCTCTTCCTAACATGTGCTAAAACAACAGAAGATGTTTACAATACAGCTAACAATGATGCCAATTTAGACAACGTGTATAATAGGCCATCCAGCCGTCATCATGTAAAATTATCGCAACTTCGTAAACGAGAAGCTGAGTCACTGCCGAAACAGATTACAGACAATGCTGATACAAAATCATCTTTAGCAAATACAGATACAGCTCAGCAGGGAACTGGATCTATTAGCCGACCACTAAATGATGGTCCCAATAAGGAAATTGCAGCTGATAATAAGGGAGTACCTTCACATGATGGACTAAGTGAAGGAGGTATTGGTAAAGTAAATGTTAATTCGTTACCAGTGTCAACAGTACAGTCTGATGTAAAAATACAAAGCAATAGTAATGTACTGGATAGTCCCATag GTAATATCACAAAGTTAAATGAAACACTCCTGAAAACAAATGCAactgttgtaaataaaactattactgTGGCATCGACGGAAGCTGAGAGTAGTCTTGATCTGAACAATCCCGGTGTTGTTAAAAGAGGTCTTATTGTTTTTGGTGGATTTAGTCTCCTGGCTGTTGCATACTTCATATTTTAcag aaaaaagAATCAAAAATATGATAGCGGCAATGCACACAATACAAATGATGCTAATCAATTCAGGTATGGTGTCCTCCAATCAGATGATCGGAGAGACAATCTCGAACTATCTCGAATACCACTAACTATGGAGTCTGATGAAGACGAAGATGAAGATTTAGAAATATTTGACTTAGAACAAAAGAAGAAATCTCTCTCTTATGTTAATCTCCAAACTAACGATGAGGACATTGTATTGCATAGTTCTAAGGATGaatcaaaaaataatctattgttAGACATAGAAGATGGACCATCTGACACTTTGATTAATTGGTCGAGTAATGGtaacaaatcaatattataa